GATGTGCGTATTAGAGTTAGTTTTTCAACAAATAACTTGTCACGAGCCTGCTTACCAGTAGCAATATCAACTTTTACAACATCAACAGTACCGTCTATAAGTATTATGTCCGGTGTTTCTCCTTTACCTGAAGCAGCCCAAGTTGCTGCTGTATCCAAGGTGAAATCCTTGCCTGTAACTTGGGAAAAGCCGCTGACAAAACTTGCTAAATCTTCTAGTTGGTCATAGTCGAATACCAGATGCACTTTTTTCATGCAAATTCCTCCTGTGTTTTAACCCCTTACAAAAAATGACCTGTGCAACGCACAGGTCATTCAAATATTCCACCCAAAAATGAAGTTATAGTATCTCCGATATTTGGGGCAATATTCATTAATACAAAAGCAATCACCCCTCCAAACATTATAATCATTCCACTACCTCTTATTATATCACCCAACCTTTGCGAGAAGATGCTTATTAATATACCGCTAACCAAAAGAACTGCCCCACCAACAAATGAAATCATTAATAAAGGCATAGAAAACGCCTGTGCCATATCCAGCAAGTTATCTTTTACTGTCTCTGCTGCCCCCGTTAACTTTTCCAGCCCTTCACCTTCTGTTGCATATCCGGCAATAGGGGCAAACAGAATTAAGGCCAGAAACACAACAAAAGCAACAAGCTTTTTAGAAATAGTCCATCGGGTTTTCATGTTGAGTACCTCCCCCTGTGACCTTAATAATTTCAAAGTGCAGGTGTGGGCCGGTTGACATTCCTGTGCTACCCACCAAACCAAGGGTATCGCCACCGGATACTTCTTTACCCCTGTGGGCGGTTATAGCAGACATATGTGCGTATAGCGTCTTAATATTACCATGATCTACAATCACTGTTTTCCCATATCCACCCTTATTGCCAGCCCAGATAACAACACCATCAAAAGCACTATATATAGGGGTGCCCGATGGAGCACCAAGATCTATGCCGGAGTGAAACCGTTGATCCCCTAGTACCGGGTGTGTTCGCCAACCAAAAGGAGAGGTTATTCTAAAATATTCTACAGGTACAGGCAGGCAAACCGCTCCACGTTTTCCATGGTAGTATTGCTTAGTTAAGTCTGCTTGAAAACTCTCTACCCTTGCCCCGAAGATACCCGCATCTATTTTATATTCGTCGTCATACCACTCGGCTAACTCTAGAATCATTTCTAATTCCAGATCATCTTCAACACCGTAACTAGCTAGATGCTCCCTAAAGGCTTCAAAATAAGGCCCGTTTTTTTCTACTGTTTCTAATTTAGGCATAATACTCCAGACCTCATTATCTCTGTATGTAACATTCTCTGACCAGTGATATCTATAATTAGCTTCAAAGGTTTCAACTGTATCTAGCAGTTTAATGTTGCCTGTATAGGTAACTATCACGGTATAAGAATTACCATTGCTATCAGTGCGGGTTTCTTCACGTTTTTTTAGCACTCTAAAATCTTGCCATGCAAAAGTTGGTCTAAGTGTTTCGAAGTGTGTCTCGGGATCGGGTTTTCGCAACCAATTTTCATCCCGGTGGGTTATAGGATCACCAACTACACGGTCTATGCCAGCCATTACACTCCAAGGCAAACGATGCGGTTTTGCTTGTCCTTGCTGGTTTGGTATAGTACCGGAGTCTATTTCACTTCTAAAAACACTGTCTAGTCTTTCAATCAGTTCTTCTTTACTTTCGTGCCCCTCTTGCCAAGTGCGATTACTTAGTTCAATGTAATCGCCTGCCAGTGCCTGATCCATTTCCTCTGTCCATTCTTCGTCACCCTCCCCCAGGTTAAAGATAGAAACTACCTTTGCTTCACTGCCTGGGGTTTTGCTCTCCATCATGAATTTAGGAAACAAGAACAATATCGTAAAGACGATAAAAAACAGTAGCAGTTTCCCCGCCAAAGGTATTATTATAGGTAGAAGAACAGCTAGTAGCTTCTTAAAAATAAATGCCGCACCTTTAAGACCGGAGCGGGCAATACGCCCAACTCCGGCCTTGGTTACATCCTGTGCTGTTTTGTCATGGTGTTGGTCATTCATGCGCTTTATGACCTCCGATTTCATTCTCCAAGTGATGAGTTCCATTGATGACCGTTTAGACCACCGTTAGCTTGTATTCTTTTTGCTTGTGCTTCTCTAACCTGTTCTATCTTCCATTGGGTGCCTTCATTGCTTAGTGCATATTGGGCATCCATGACAGTTAGTTGTGCATCGGCTATTTGTCCGTTAATTTTATCTAAATTGGTCTGTGCATCTTGAACCGCAAGCGTTCGCTCCGGGGATTCGGGTTGTGCTTTGGCTAGTTGTAGCCCAAGCTGTGCCCTTTCCCTCATCGGTGTCAGTTTGCTGATAGTGTGTTCTGCTTTGGCCATATTTGTACGGGCATTTTGTTGAAAGCTATTTAACTGTTGACCCATCTCTTTAGAATCATCACTACCAAAACCAAAAGCGTGGGCAGTGTTGGCTGTAAGTGACGCAGCCTTACCAGCGATTGCCCCTATTCCACCCAATACTCCTGTACCACCTAACATGTTTTTACCGATATTAGAGGCACTTTCGCCGTCATACAATTGACCCTTATCGTA
The genomic region above belongs to Desulfofalx alkaliphila DSM 12257 and contains:
- a CDS encoding peptidoglycan DD-metalloendopeptidase family protein, encoding MNDQHHDKTAQDVTKAGVGRIARSGLKGAAFIFKKLLAVLLPIIIPLAGKLLLFFIVFTILFLFPKFMMESKTPGSEAKVVSIFNLGEGDEEWTEEMDQALAGDYIELSNRTWQEGHESKEELIERLDSVFRSEIDSGTIPNQQGQAKPHRLPWSVMAGIDRVVGDPITHRDENWLRKPDPETHFETLRPTFAWQDFRVLKKREETRTDSNGNSYTVIVTYTGNIKLLDTVETFEANYRYHWSENVTYRDNEVWSIMPKLETVEKNGPYFEAFREHLASYGVEDDLELEMILELAEWYDDEYKIDAGIFGARVESFQADLTKQYYHGKRGAVCLPVPVEYFRITSPFGWRTHPVLGDQRFHSGIDLGAPSGTPIYSAFDGVVIWAGNKGGYGKTVIVDHGNIKTLYAHMSAITAHRGKEVSGGDTLGLVGSTGMSTGPHLHFEIIKVTGGGTQHENPMDYF